In Flammeovirgaceae bacterium 311, one DNA window encodes the following:
- a CDS encoding multi-sensor hybrid histidine kinase (COG0642 Signal transduction histidine kinase) — translation MFAYLTFSVTYALTGFTLLALSMLPVLASTAVAIFLNLKGKRSLANHLLLITANLTILLFVMLVGTGTGTHYLFFPVAFAGLTLFPASARKEMFFYMLLSVVCFVGIVLFVPTDYAIVELPVGMRRIDYIVTLLLSLAATLSIGYNMLVVNREIMESLRVSQGQHQALLDGIPDQILRFNLEGICLDFRTGKIKEDHPDAEPSRFIGQPISRLMAPKLAVKLLEAAKETLDSGRPTTFEWSTGSVTGRISCQEFRVTRLNGREVITLIRDITDKYQQETNKKAKEAAEHTARVKSEFLSSMSHEIRTPMNIILGLSKLLLKEKGLSSMVRENIDAIRFSSENLLAIVNDILDLSKIEAGKLSITNSSFDVRDLVRKHVNFIKVYAGEKKLDVQVSIDEDIPPLLLGDAVRLNQVFMNLTGNAIKFTKKGRVIVYAELTRKQEDQAWVRFSVSDTGIGIPAEKIQFIFEQFNQLQAGEEMTAKSGTGLGLTISQRLVHLMGGHIEVESVMGIGSTFSFELPFTIVKHTTQQVIATPGRAVQHADLSGILVLLAEDNSMNQFYARQLLSSWNVQVDIANNGIEVVEKARNQKYDIILMDLQMPVMDGLEALKKIRTTTSLNHRTPVICVSADAFEETRKKAMDHGMDDFLTKPINEDALFATLVSQLGRRLPVVDEQLKKELVKTQPLLDLDSLSPVLLDDKEALSEFLELFVRSVRDDLDRLSTSVIMHDTDMIGKLAHKLKSSFKNVGAYPSAQLLEEMENMTKNQYTNQQEYTDQLRELLQHYQSIAISIRQKLGNTAKSAN, via the coding sequence ATGTTTGCATACCTGACTTTTTCTGTCACTTATGCACTTACTGGTTTTACCTTGCTGGCCCTAAGTATGTTGCCGGTTCTTGCCAGTACAGCGGTAGCGATTTTCTTAAATTTAAAGGGTAAAAGGTCGCTGGCAAATCATTTGCTGCTTATAACAGCCAATCTAACAATACTTCTTTTTGTAATGCTGGTGGGTACCGGTACAGGCACGCACTATCTCTTCTTTCCTGTAGCTTTTGCAGGACTTACTTTGTTTCCAGCTTCGGCACGTAAAGAAATGTTCTTTTACATGCTGCTCTCTGTAGTTTGTTTTGTGGGTATCGTGCTGTTTGTTCCTACAGATTATGCTATTGTAGAATTGCCTGTTGGTATGCGGCGGATAGATTATATCGTAACGCTGTTACTCTCGCTGGCTGCTACTTTATCAATAGGCTATAATATGCTGGTGGTAAACCGGGAGATTATGGAGTCTCTGCGGGTGAGCCAGGGGCAACACCAGGCACTGCTGGATGGCATACCAGACCAGATCCTCAGGTTTAATCTAGAAGGGATCTGCCTGGATTTCAGAACTGGTAAAATCAAGGAAGATCATCCCGATGCTGAACCATCCAGGTTTATTGGCCAGCCCATCAGCCGTTTAATGGCGCCTAAACTAGCTGTTAAATTGCTGGAAGCTGCAAAGGAAACTCTGGATAGCGGCCGTCCCACCACCTTCGAATGGTCCACTGGTTCTGTTACCGGCAGGATAAGCTGCCAGGAGTTCAGGGTGACCAGGCTCAATGGCCGGGAGGTAATCACACTAATTCGCGATATTACCGATAAATATCAGCAGGAAACCAACAAAAAGGCAAAAGAAGCAGCCGAACATACCGCCAGGGTAAAGTCAGAGTTTTTATCCAGCATGAGCCATGAGATCAGAACGCCTATGAACATCATTCTGGGCCTCTCTAAACTATTGCTGAAAGAAAAAGGACTGTCGAGCATGGTCAGGGAAAATATTGATGCCATCAGATTCTCTTCTGAAAATCTGCTGGCGATTGTAAATGATATTCTTGATCTCTCGAAAATAGAGGCAGGCAAGCTTTCTATTACCAACTCCTCCTTCGATGTAAGGGACCTGGTGCGTAAGCACGTAAACTTTATCAAGGTGTATGCAGGAGAAAAAAAGCTGGATGTACAGGTAAGCATCGATGAGGATATTCCGCCGCTCCTGCTGGGAGATGCGGTTCGACTGAACCAGGTGTTTATGAACCTTACCGGCAATGCCATCAAGTTCACTAAAAAGGGCAGGGTAATCGTATACGCCGAACTCACCCGCAAACAAGAAGATCAGGCATGGGTACGTTTTAGTGTTTCTGATACTGGTATTGGCATCCCTGCTGAAAAAATCCAGTTTATATTCGAGCAGTTTAATCAGCTGCAGGCTGGAGAAGAAATGACAGCCAAGTCTGGAACTGGGCTAGGTTTAACAATATCTCAAAGGCTGGTACACCTGATGGGTGGACATATTGAAGTGGAAAGTGTAATGGGCATTGGCTCCACTTTCAGCTTTGAACTGCCCTTTACTATTGTAAAGCATACTACTCAGCAGGTAATAGCCACACCGGGCAGGGCGGTTCAGCATGCAGATCTATCCGGCATACTGGTGCTGCTGGCAGAAGATAACTCTATGAACCAGTTTTATGCACGCCAGCTCCTGTCATCCTGGAATGTGCAGGTAGATATTGCCAACAACGGTATAGAGGTAGTGGAAAAAGCCAGGAATCAGAAATACGATATTATTCTCATGGATCTGCAGATGCCAGTGATGGATGGTCTGGAAGCCCTGAAGAAAATTCGTACGACCACCAGCTTAAACCATAGGACACCTGTTATTTGCGTATCTGCCGATGCCTTTGAAGAAACCAGGAAAAAGGCAATGGATCATGGAATGGATGATTTCCTTACCAAGCCTATTAATGAAGATGCTCTCTTTGCCACACTTGTATCGCAGCTGGGCCGCAGGCTGCCGGTGGTAGATGAGCAGCTTAAAAAGGAGCTTGTGAAAACTCAGCCCCTGCTTGACCTGGATAGCTTAAGCCCGGTGTTATTAGATGACAAAGAGGCCCTGTCTGAATTTCTGGAACTTTTTGTTCGTAGCGTACGCGATGATCTGGACCGCCTGTCAACTTCAGTCATCATGCATGATACTGATATGATTGGTAAGCTGGCACACAAGTTGAAATCATCTTTCAAAAATGTTGGTGCCTATCCATCTGCCCAGTTGCTGGAGGAGATGGAAAATATGACAAAAAATCAGTACACCAACCAGCAGGAATATACTGATCAGCTTCGGGAACTATTACAGCATTATCAGAGCATTGCTATCAGTATTCGTCAAAAACTGGGAAACACTGCAAAATCGGCTAACTAA
- a CDS encoding DNA polymerase III subunit delta (COG1466 DNA polymerase III, delta subunit): protein MASIRFVVMAKSKRSGGPNPESVLQEIKSGRLAPVYFLQGDEPYYIDQIAEYIEKNILTEAEKGFNQMVLYGKDAPMATVLNQARRFPMMSERQVVIVKEAQDIPDLGREEGKKLLENYVKNPLPSTILVFCHKYKSLDGRSGLAKIIDKHAILINTKKLYDNQLPDWIEQYVKSTGNAIDPKAAFMLAEYIGNDLARLANEVQKLLLNFKEKVTIDSALVQKYVGISKEYNTFELQKALAFRDVVKANQIIQYFEGNPKNNPVILVIAFLFSYYSKLLILHHQQAYQEAAVAKILGLHPFIAKEYLPALRNYPPHKVIENIGWIQQADLQSKGIVGGSMSEGQILKELVFRLMH, encoded by the coding sequence ATGGCAAGTATTAGATTTGTGGTAATGGCAAAATCAAAGAGATCAGGCGGTCCTAATCCGGAAAGCGTTCTGCAGGAAATAAAATCAGGGCGGCTTGCGCCTGTTTATTTTCTACAGGGCGACGAACCATATTACATTGATCAGATAGCAGAGTACATTGAAAAGAATATACTAACGGAAGCGGAAAAAGGCTTCAACCAGATGGTGCTGTATGGTAAAGATGCTCCCATGGCTACTGTTCTGAATCAGGCCAGGCGTTTTCCGATGATGTCGGAGCGGCAGGTGGTAATTGTAAAAGAAGCACAGGATATACCAGACCTGGGCAGGGAAGAGGGCAAAAAGCTGCTGGAGAATTATGTGAAAAATCCTTTACCCAGCACTATTCTTGTATTTTGCCATAAGTATAAAAGCCTTGATGGCCGAAGTGGTCTGGCAAAGATCATCGACAAGCATGCCATTCTGATCAACACCAAAAAGCTGTATGACAACCAGCTGCCCGACTGGATTGAGCAGTATGTGAAAAGCACTGGCAATGCCATAGATCCAAAGGCTGCATTTATGCTGGCAGAATACATCGGGAATGATTTGGCGCGTTTAGCTAATGAGGTGCAAAAGCTGCTGCTTAATTTTAAGGAAAAAGTTACCATAGACTCTGCCCTGGTACAGAAGTATGTAGGCATCAGCAAAGAGTATAATACCTTCGAGCTACAAAAAGCACTGGCATTTCGGGATGTGGTAAAGGCAAATCAGATCATTCAGTATTTTGAAGGAAATCCTAAAAATAACCCGGTGATACTGGTAATTGCTTTTCTATTCTCATATTACTCCAAACTGTTGATTCTTCATCATCAGCAGGCATATCAGGAGGCTGCAGTGGCTAAAATTTTAGGCCTGCATCCATTTATTGCAAAGGAATACCTGCCGGCATTACGCAACTATCCGCCTCATAAGGTAATCGAAAACATAGGCTGGATTCAGCAGGCCGATCTGCAGAGCAAGGGAATTGTGGGAGGCAGTATGTCTGAGGGGCAGATACTAAAAGAACTGGTTTTCAGGCTGATGCACTAA
- a CDS encoding sodium/hydrogen exchanger (COG0025 NhaP-type Na+/H+ and K+/H+ antiporters) translates to MSLTLVLFIVSLLWLILGSIINKLQQIFLTEPIVALITGVMVGPVFSLITLAPEQQHQVLEWGAKLTITMSLMAAALKMKHSYLMTHKQMLSVLVLGSMLLMFVFSTLLVKFILGIEWPMAILIGAVVTPTDPVVSSSMISGKYADKYLNNNIKSSIIFESGVNDGLAFPLVAIGWMLFEPAGIDWSQWAVKDVGYQNIMAAAAGALIGYLAGLVMHKAHKANFMSQKTLLSYSVGLGILVLSLLELLHMNGIIGVFFAGLLFNRKIKKIEDLEEERVQEAMERLFTIPVFFLLGMFIPWQDWLVMDWPLLLLIPGILLFRRIPALILLKPALKQISRWPRVLLIGWFGPIGVAALFYAIHSLKKTGYEDVYIITTAVITASVMIHGLSSIPISRLYHRHDVNNVEGDSEEENNEDSSQEEQNETEGKAQMAG, encoded by the coding sequence ATGTCTTTAACGCTGGTTCTTTTTATTGTAAGCCTGCTCTGGCTCATCCTAGGTAGCATCATTAACAAGCTACAGCAAATTTTTTTAACCGAACCCATCGTAGCGCTTATCACAGGCGTAATGGTTGGGCCTGTTTTTAGCCTGATTACCCTTGCTCCGGAACAGCAGCACCAGGTATTAGAGTGGGGAGCAAAGCTCACCATCACGATGAGTCTGATGGCGGCCGCCTTAAAAATGAAACATAGTTACCTGATGACGCATAAGCAGATGCTCTCTGTCCTGGTGCTTGGCAGCATGCTGCTCATGTTTGTTTTTTCCACCCTGTTGGTAAAGTTCATTTTGGGAATAGAATGGCCAATGGCAATCCTGATCGGAGCTGTGGTCACTCCTACAGATCCGGTAGTTTCCTCCTCCATGATTTCGGGAAAATATGCCGATAAGTATCTGAACAACAACATTAAAAGTAGTATCATTTTTGAATCAGGCGTTAACGATGGGCTTGCATTTCCGCTCGTAGCCATCGGCTGGATGCTGTTTGAACCTGCAGGGATAGACTGGTCCCAGTGGGCTGTAAAGGATGTGGGCTATCAGAATATAATGGCTGCTGCTGCCGGTGCGTTGATCGGCTATCTTGCAGGGCTGGTCATGCACAAGGCTCATAAGGCTAATTTTATGAGCCAGAAAACTCTTTTATCCTACTCAGTAGGTCTTGGTATTCTGGTGCTCAGCTTGCTGGAATTGCTGCACATGAATGGTATCATAGGTGTATTTTTCGCAGGCCTGCTGTTTAACCGGAAAATAAAGAAAATAGAGGATCTGGAGGAAGAAAGAGTACAGGAGGCAATGGAGCGCCTATTTACCATTCCTGTCTTTTTTTTACTTGGCATGTTTATACCCTGGCAGGATTGGCTGGTAATGGACTGGCCCCTCCTGCTGCTTATACCTGGCATACTGCTCTTCCGCCGCATACCTGCTTTGATTTTACTGAAACCAGCCCTGAAGCAAATCAGCAGGTGGCCCAGGGTGCTCCTGATCGGCTGGTTTGGCCCAATAGGTGTAGCAGCTTTATTTTATGCAATACACTCCTTAAAAAAAACCGGCTACGAAGATGTATACATCATTACTACCGCAGTAATCACTGCCTCTGTAATGATCCACGGCCTTAGCAGTATTCCCATATCGCGCCTCTACCACCGGCATGATGTAAATAATGTGGAGGGCGACAGCGAAGAAGAAAATAACGAAGACAGCAGTCAGGAGGAACAGAATGAAACGGAAGGCAAGGCACAAATGGCCGGCTAA
- a CDS encoding LmbE family protein (COG2120 Uncharacterized proteins, LmbE homologs) — protein MAFERSVNNKFLTCLLLGLFCGLAAIAQKPPVQTSSDIQLALQKLEVLGSVLYLAAHPDDENTRLIAWLANEKKYRTAYLSLTRGDGGQNLIGSELRERLGLIRTQELLQARQIDGGTQFFTRANDFGFSKHPDETFQIWDKEAVLADVVWVIRKFKPDVIITRFSTEPGVTHGHHTASAILAAEAFKAAADPRRFPEQLKYLQTWQPKRLLWNTSSWFFRGREEQFDTTGLLQLNIGGYNPLLGKSYPELAAESRSMHRSQGFGAALSRENASEYLMPILGEAPQGGNLLAGINTDWSRVSGGDKIAALVRQLQHRFDPLEPGRSISELVQLYKAIQSLPENPYKNIKLEEVEEIIRASAGLYAEASTGETGVAPASEVAIKLEAVNRSANTVKLVKISLPAVKWDSTLNLDLQANEPRILNRSITIPAHIPPSQPYWLVQEPGVGMYKFEQVEMTGQAENPAPINVTFTFLVEGLELSHTVPLVHKHVNPAVGELYQPFVVTPPVMVTPVQDQLIFANDEPQQLFVRVRAGKDFGNGNLNLGLPEGWRSEPAAVSLENFRKGEERSYQFQIIPPKKAGSGAIKVFARLDGSNYSKGYETIVAPHFPVQTLFPEAKIGVIRMDLKREGDRIGYIMGAGDAVPSHLERVGFSVSILDPAAITAEQLGQYDAVVLGIRAFNTQEVLRHNQKALEDYARGGGVVVIQYNTSHELVTQNIAPYALQLGRGRVTNELAPVKLLLPNHPALNYPNKITGKDFEGWVQERGLYFADSWSAEWQPLIASNDLGEQPLEGGLLVAPVGSGYYVYGAYSWFRQLPAGVPGAYRLLANLLALGKTPSK, from the coding sequence ATGGCTTTTGAACGTTCTGTAAACAACAAATTCCTTACATGCCTGCTGTTGGGTCTGTTTTGCGGATTGGCTGCGATAGCGCAAAAGCCACCCGTACAAACCTCTTCAGATATACAACTTGCTCTGCAAAAGCTGGAGGTACTGGGCTCTGTGCTGTACCTGGCAGCCCATCCCGACGATGAAAATACCCGCCTGATTGCCTGGCTGGCAAATGAAAAGAAATATCGTACTGCCTACCTTTCCCTGACACGCGGCGATGGCGGACAGAACCTGATCGGATCGGAACTAAGGGAGCGACTGGGGCTTATTCGTACCCAGGAGCTGCTGCAGGCGCGCCAGATAGATGGTGGTACCCAGTTCTTTACCCGTGCCAACGATTTTGGCTTTAGCAAACATCCTGATGAAACCTTTCAGATCTGGGACAAGGAGGCAGTATTGGCCGATGTAGTTTGGGTAATCCGTAAATTTAAGCCGGATGTGATCATCACCCGTTTTAGTACCGAACCCGGTGTTACCCATGGACATCATACAGCTTCTGCTATTCTTGCAGCAGAGGCATTTAAGGCAGCTGCCGATCCAAGGCGTTTTCCGGAACAGCTAAAGTACCTGCAAACCTGGCAGCCTAAACGGCTACTCTGGAATACCTCCTCCTGGTTTTTCCGTGGCAGGGAAGAGCAGTTTGATACCACGGGTCTCCTGCAGTTGAACATTGGAGGCTATAACCCGCTCCTTGGAAAATCTTATCCCGAACTGGCAGCCGAAAGCCGCAGCATGCACCGCAGTCAGGGGTTTGGCGCTGCGCTCTCGCGTGAAAATGCTAGTGAATACCTGATGCCAATTTTAGGAGAAGCACCACAGGGAGGCAATCTTTTAGCAGGGATCAACACCGACTGGAGCCGCGTGAGTGGTGGAGATAAAATTGCCGCCCTGGTAAGGCAGCTGCAGCATCGTTTTGATCCGCTGGAGCCAGGCCGTTCTATTTCGGAGCTGGTGCAGCTCTATAAAGCCATACAAAGCCTGCCGGAAAACCCCTATAAAAATATTAAGCTGGAGGAAGTAGAAGAAATTATCAGGGCCAGTGCAGGTTTGTATGCAGAAGCATCTACAGGAGAAACTGGAGTGGCTCCTGCCTCTGAAGTAGCCATCAAGCTGGAGGCTGTAAACCGTTCGGCAAATACTGTGAAGCTTGTTAAGATTTCTTTGCCGGCTGTTAAGTGGGACAGTACCCTGAATCTGGATCTGCAGGCTAATGAACCCCGGATACTGAACAGAAGTATTACCATACCCGCCCATATACCACCCTCGCAGCCTTACTGGCTGGTGCAGGAGCCTGGTGTAGGCATGTATAAGTTCGAACAGGTGGAGATGACCGGACAAGCGGAGAACCCTGCACCTATCAATGTAACGTTTACTTTTTTAGTGGAGGGACTGGAATTGTCTCATACTGTTCCGCTGGTCCACAAACATGTGAATCCGGCAGTCGGTGAGCTGTACCAGCCCTTTGTGGTGACACCTCCGGTAATGGTTACGCCAGTTCAGGATCAGCTTATTTTTGCCAATGATGAGCCACAGCAACTTTTTGTAAGGGTAAGGGCCGGCAAAGATTTTGGTAATGGCAATCTAAACCTAGGATTGCCAGAGGGCTGGCGTTCAGAACCTGCAGCTGTTTCACTGGAAAATTTCAGAAAAGGAGAAGAACGCAGCTATCAGTTTCAGATCATTCCACCAAAGAAAGCAGGAAGCGGTGCGATAAAAGTATTTGCCAGACTTGATGGCAGCAATTACAGCAAAGGTTATGAAACTATAGTAGCGCCTCACTTTCCCGTACAGACTCTTTTCCCGGAAGCTAAAATAGGTGTGATACGTATGGATCTTAAGCGTGAAGGTGACAGAATAGGGTATATTATGGGTGCGGGCGATGCCGTACCATCTCACCTGGAACGTGTGGGTTTTAGTGTAAGCATACTTGATCCTGCAGCTATTACAGCAGAACAGCTGGGCCAGTACGATGCTGTTGTGCTTGGTATAAGAGCTTTTAATACGCAGGAAGTGCTCAGGCATAACCAAAAGGCGCTGGAAGATTATGCCAGAGGAGGGGGTGTAGTGGTGATTCAGTATAATACCAGCCATGAGCTTGTTACGCAAAACATTGCTCCTTATGCTCTGCAGTTAGGCCGCGGAAGGGTTACCAACGAGCTGGCGCCGGTAAAACTGCTGCTTCCCAACCACCCGGCTTTAAACTACCCCAATAAAATTACAGGCAAAGATTTTGAAGGCTGGGTGCAGGAACGAGGGCTTTATTTTGCCGATTCCTGGTCTGCCGAATGGCAGCCGCTGATCGCCAGTAACGACTTAGGAGAACAGCCGCTGGAGGGGGGGCTGCTGGTGGCACCTGTCGGCAGTGGTTATTATGTGTATGGTGCTTACAGCTGGTTCAGGCAATTACCTGCCGGGGTGCCTGGTGCCTACCGCTTACTGGCAAATTTGCTGGCACTTGGCAAGACACCATCTAAATAG